The Salinibaculum sp. SYNS191 genome has a window encoding:
- a CDS encoding CBS domain-containing protein: MNVADVMTPREEVVTVEIPGTRDDVLDYLQDRQFSSVPVIKQTDDGEVFRGIVSRDALIEEPDEDQLALLTEEVPTTTADTDLADVAALMLAEDERRIPVVDGTLEGIVTVTDVVRAIANGNLNGETEVGGLARRDINSVYEGAPLPVAERELFFARVPYGVVLDEEGDLSGILTEVDILEVARVVEGEADTGESIAGEDDEWAWEGIKAVGNRYMPTRNVEIPAEPVREFMTSDMVTVSSTRTAQDAAQLMIEHDIEQIPMVSGDRLSGIVRDIDLLEGV; encoded by the coding sequence ATGAACGTTGCAGACGTCATGACGCCCCGAGAGGAGGTCGTCACCGTCGAGATACCGGGGACGCGTGACGACGTCCTCGACTATCTCCAGGACAGGCAGTTCTCGTCGGTCCCGGTCATCAAGCAGACCGACGACGGCGAGGTCTTCCGCGGTATCGTCTCCCGCGACGCGCTCATCGAGGAGCCCGACGAGGACCAGCTCGCCCTGCTCACCGAGGAGGTGCCCACCACCACCGCCGACACCGACCTCGCGGACGTGGCCGCCCTGATGCTCGCCGAGGACGAGCGCCGCATCCCGGTCGTCGACGGCACCCTCGAAGGGATCGTCACCGTGACGGACGTGGTCCGCGCCATCGCCAACGGCAACCTGAACGGCGAGACCGAGGTCGGCGGACTCGCCCGGCGGGACATCAACAGCGTCTACGAGGGGGCACCGCTGCCGGTCGCCGAGCGCGAGCTCTTCTTCGCCCGCGTGCCCTACGGCGTCGTCCTCGACGAGGAGGGCGACCTGTCCGGCATCCTCACCGAGGTCGACATCCTGGAAGTCGCCCGCGTCGTCGAGGGCGAGGCCGACACCGGCGAGTCCATCGCCGGCGAGGACGACGAGTGGGCCTGGGAGGGCATCAAGGCGGTCGGCAACCGCTACATGCCGACCCGGAACGTCGAGATTCCCGCCGAACCCGTCCGGGAGTTCATGACCAGCGACATGGTGACCGTCAGCAGCACCCGGACCGCCCAGGACGCCGCCCAGCTGATGATAGAGCACGACATCGAGCAGATTCCGATGGTCAGCGGCGACCGCCTCTCGGGCATCGTCCGGGACATCGACCTGCTGGAGGGAGTATGA
- a CDS encoding DUF7556 family protein: protein MEPDTVVPSEVAADAEVMASVEKGPTAQFIIADISQDDAFVTLPLDDAASLPAWR from the coding sequence ATGGAGCCGGATACGGTTGTCCCGTCGGAGGTGGCAGCGGACGCGGAAGTCATGGCCTCGGTCGAGAAGGGACCGACAGCCCAGTTCATCATCGCGGACATCAGTCAGGACGACGCGTTCGTAACACTCCCGCTCGACGACGCTGCCTCGCTCCCGGCCTGGCGCTGA
- the serA gene encoding phosphoglycerate dehydrogenase, which produces MKVLVTDPIADAGIQRLRDAGHEVETAYDVEGQDLLDAVADANALIVRSGTEVTAEVFDAAPDLVIVGRAGIGVDNIDIDAATEHGVIVANAPEGNVRAAAEHTVAMTFATARSIPQAHNRLTGGEWAKGDFLGTEVNNKTLGVVGFGRVGQEVAKRLGNVGMDLVAFDPYISEDRAAQLGAELVDDLDECIDRADFLTIHTPLTDETENMISEERLAQLEGGYVINCARGGIVDEPALAEAVEDGVLRGAAVDVFADEPVSPDNPLLSVEDVIVTPHLGASTEAAQENVATSTADQVVAAFNDEPVINALNAPSVDESAFPKIQPYIDLADTAGKIAVQLFDDRVEEVEIEYAGDIAEEDVDLVTASALKGVFQPLEWQVNAVNAPQIAEERGIDVSETKSHQSEDFQSLVTVTVGNDDGSISVCGTQFAGDDPRIVRIDGYRVDAVPHGHMLVARNEDIPGVIGFIGSVLGEHELNIAGMFNGRETIGGEALSVYNLDDPVPTDVLDELNADERIIETKYISLDNGE; this is translated from the coding sequence ATGAAGGTACTCGTCACTGACCCCATCGCGGACGCCGGGATTCAGCGCCTGCGCGACGCCGGCCACGAGGTAGAGACAGCCTACGACGTGGAGGGACAGGACCTCCTCGACGCCGTCGCGGACGCCAACGCGCTCATCGTGCGCTCGGGCACCGAGGTCACCGCCGAGGTGTTCGACGCCGCGCCCGACCTCGTCATCGTCGGCCGCGCCGGCATCGGCGTGGACAACATCGACATCGACGCCGCCACGGAACACGGCGTCATCGTCGCGAACGCCCCCGAGGGCAACGTTCGCGCCGCCGCCGAACACACCGTCGCGATGACGTTCGCGACGGCCCGCTCCATCCCGCAGGCCCACAACCGCCTCACCGGCGGCGAGTGGGCGAAAGGTGACTTCCTCGGGACGGAGGTCAACAACAAGACGCTGGGCGTCGTCGGCTTCGGCCGCGTCGGCCAGGAGGTCGCAAAGCGGCTGGGCAACGTCGGGATGGACCTCGTCGCCTTCGACCCCTACATCAGCGAGGACCGCGCCGCCCAGCTCGGGGCCGAACTCGTCGACGACTTAGACGAGTGCATCGACCGGGCGGACTTCCTGACTATCCACACGCCGCTGACCGACGAGACTGAGAACATGATAAGCGAGGAACGCCTCGCGCAACTGGAGGGCGGCTACGTCATCAACTGCGCCCGCGGCGGCATCGTCGACGAGCCCGCCCTCGCCGAGGCCGTCGAGGACGGCGTCCTCCGCGGGGCCGCAGTCGACGTCTTCGCCGACGAGCCCGTCTCGCCGGACAACCCGCTGCTGTCCGTCGAGGACGTCATCGTGACGCCCCACCTGGGCGCCTCCACGGAGGCCGCACAGGAGAACGTCGCCACGTCCACGGCCGACCAGGTCGTCGCCGCGTTCAACGACGAGCCGGTCATCAACGCCCTGAACGCGCCCTCGGTCGACGAGAGCGCGTTCCCGAAGATTCAGCCCTACATCGACCTCGCGGACACGGCCGGCAAAATCGCCGTCCAGCTGTTCGACGACCGCGTCGAGGAGGTCGAAATCGAGTACGCCGGCGACATCGCCGAGGAGGACGTCGACCTCGTGACCGCCAGCGCCCTGAAGGGCGTCTTCCAGCCCCTGGAGTGGCAAGTCAACGCCGTCAACGCCCCACAGATTGCGGAGGAGCGGGGCATCGACGTCTCGGAGACCAAGTCCCACCAGTCCGAGGACTTCCAGTCGCTCGTGACGGTGACCGTCGGCAACGACGACGGCAGCATCTCCGTCTGCGGGACGCAGTTCGCGGGCGACGACCCCCGCATCGTCCGCATCGACGGGTACCGCGTCGACGCCGTCCCCCACGGCCACATGCTCGTCGCGCGCAACGAGGACATCCCCGGCGTCATCGGGTTCATCGGCAGCGTCCTCGGCGAACACGAGCTCAACATCGCGGGGATGTTCAACGGCCGCGAGACCATCGGCGGCGAGGCGCTGTCGGTCTACAACCTCGACGACCCGGTCCCGACGGACGTGCTGGACGAACTCAACGCCGACGAGCGCATCATCGAGACGAAGTACATCTCGCTGGACAACGGCGAGTAA
- the thrC gene encoding threonine synthase, whose amino-acid sequence MTSLELTAEAPPEADDGVWLSCIECGESFAPFDDVRYTCDDCDGLLEVRYEDLPTWDDFDDDQWGVWRYSAALPFEEGVSLPEGGTPLHDVPRLEEEIGVDRLRVKHEGMNPTGSFKDRGMTVGVRVAKEIGVGRLACASTGNTSAALAAYGARGGMETLVLLPAGKVAAGKVAQASLHGARILEVDGNFDTCLDIVQDLAGMGEAYLLNSLNPFRLEGQKTIGLEILEQFRDEEGSYPDRIALPVGNAGNTAALYKCFRELVESGALDEDEVPKLTGVQAEGSAPMVEAIEKGWDHVERWDHVETRATAIRIGNPVNAPKALPGIRETGGTAVAVTDDEITAAQRDLAEEGVGVEPASAASIAGVRKLRKEGIVDADEEVVCLTTGHLLKDPDAAAEAGSEPEPVPGDTEGVLDHLRS is encoded by the coding sequence ATGACGAGTCTCGAACTGACGGCCGAGGCACCGCCGGAGGCCGACGACGGGGTGTGGCTCTCCTGCATCGAGTGCGGGGAGTCGTTCGCGCCCTTCGACGACGTGCGCTACACCTGCGACGACTGCGACGGCCTGCTGGAGGTCCGCTACGAGGACCTGCCGACGTGGGACGACTTCGACGACGACCAGTGGGGCGTCTGGCGCTACAGCGCCGCCCTGCCCTTCGAGGAGGGCGTCTCCCTTCCCGAGGGCGGGACGCCGCTGCACGACGTGCCCCGGCTGGAGGAGGAAATCGGCGTCGACCGTCTGCGCGTGAAACACGAGGGGATGAACCCGACGGGCAGTTTCAAAGACCGCGGCATGACCGTCGGCGTGCGCGTCGCGAAGGAGATCGGCGTCGGCCGACTGGCCTGTGCCTCGACGGGCAACACCAGTGCCGCGCTGGCGGCCTACGGGGCCCGCGGCGGGATGGAGACGCTGGTGCTCCTGCCGGCCGGGAAGGTCGCAGCGGGGAAGGTCGCACAGGCCAGCCTCCACGGCGCGCGCATCCTCGAAGTCGACGGCAACTTCGACACCTGCCTGGACATCGTCCAGGACCTCGCCGGCATGGGCGAGGCGTACCTCCTGAACTCGCTGAACCCGTTCCGTCTGGAGGGCCAGAAGACCATCGGGCTGGAAATCTTAGAGCAGTTCCGCGACGAGGAGGGGAGCTACCCCGACCGCATCGCCCTGCCGGTGGGCAACGCGGGCAACACCGCGGCGCTGTACAAGTGCTTCCGGGAACTCGTCGAGAGCGGCGCGCTGGACGAGGACGAGGTGCCGAAACTCACCGGCGTCCAGGCGGAGGGTTCCGCGCCGATGGTCGAGGCCATCGAGAAGGGCTGGGACCACGTCGAGCGCTGGGACCACGTCGAGACCCGCGCGACGGCCATCCGCATCGGCAACCCCGTCAACGCGCCGAAGGCGCTGCCGGGCATCCGGGAGACTGGCGGGACGGCCGTCGCCGTCACCGACGACGAGATTACCGCGGCCCAGCGCGACCTGGCCGAGGAGGGCGTCGGCGTCGAACCCGCCTCCGCCGCCTCCATCGCCGGCGTGCGCAAACTCCGGAAGGAGGGCATCGTCGACGCCGACGAGGAGGTCGTCTGTCTGACCACGGGCCACCTGCTGAAAGACCCCGACGCGGCCGCCGAGGCCGGGTCCGAACCCGAACCGGTCCCCGGCGACACGGAAGGCGTGCTCGACCACCTGCGGTCCTGA
- a CDS encoding helix-turn-helix domain-containing protein — protein sequence MPAADPSPDQFRELMLNEEPGLQDVLACVFGIQRHEARTYETLLANPGSTVEELADVLDRDRSNVNRSLSTLREKGLATRQRRLLDGGGHVYQYSATPLSEARDLMHKTLDEWTAYVHGRIDEFGDSEDERA from the coding sequence ATGCCAGCGGCCGACCCCTCGCCCGACCAGTTCCGCGAACTCATGCTCAACGAGGAGCCGGGTCTGCAGGACGTACTCGCCTGCGTGTTCGGCATCCAGCGCCACGAGGCACGGACCTACGAGACGCTACTCGCGAACCCCGGAAGCACAGTCGAGGAACTGGCCGACGTCCTCGACCGCGACCGGAGCAACGTCAACCGCTCGCTGTCGACGCTCCGGGAGAAGGGCCTGGCCACGCGCCAGCGCCGCCTCCTCGACGGCGGCGGGCACGTCTACCAGTACTCCGCGACCCCGCTGTCGGAGGCCCGGGACCTGATGCACAAGACGCTGGACGAGTGGACCGCCTACGTGCACGGGCGTATCGACGAGTTTGGGGACAGCGAGGACGAACGAGCGTAG